In Clostridium swellfunianum, a genomic segment contains:
- the spoVE gene encoding stage V sporulation protein E — protein MKKSNVKMGNIDFILFSSIMILVAIGVVMVFSASSYSSFFRKNDSMYYLKRQGAFAIAGIFAMALVIRTDYHKLKKLTNIFMIVTIGLLIVVLFTPAVNGASRWIPLGPFALQPSEIAKYVVVLYMAKSIEYKGEKIKSFIYGILPYLIVSGFYAALILMEPNLSIATVIMIVTMIVLFVAGARWLHFFEILGMVGALGVLGILLAPYRLARFTSFLDPWADPRGDGYQLIQSLLAFGAGGITGVTLGKSRQKAYYIPEPHTDFIFSIVGEELGLIGCTLIIILFLVVIWRGIRTAMRAKDTYGTLLAIGITSVIAVQAVINIAVVTGSMPVTGVPLPFISYGGSALVFNLMGVGIVLNISRQCNN, from the coding sequence ATGAAAAAATCCAATGTAAAAATGGGGAATATCGACTTTATTTTGTTTTCATCAATAATGATACTGGTAGCAATTGGTGTGGTTATGGTTTTTAGCGCCAGCTCCTACAGTTCTTTCTTTAGGAAAAATGACAGTATGTATTATTTAAAGAGGCAGGGCGCCTTTGCTATAGCTGGTATTTTTGCAATGGCTTTAGTTATAAGAACTGATTATCATAAACTAAAAAAATTAACAAATATTTTCATGATTGTTACTATAGGACTTTTAATCGTAGTATTATTTACTCCTGCAGTTAATGGAGCTAGTAGGTGGATTCCATTAGGTCCGTTCGCTCTTCAGCCATCTGAGATTGCAAAATATGTTGTAGTTCTTTATATGGCAAAGAGCATTGAGTATAAAGGGGAAAAGATTAAAAGCTTTATTTATGGCATACTGCCATACCTTATAGTATCTGGTTTTTATGCTGCTTTAATTCTTATGGAGCCTAACTTAAGTATTGCTACGGTTATAATGATTGTTACAATGATAGTGTTGTTTGTTGCAGGAGCAAGATGGCTGCACTTCTTTGAAATACTTGGAATGGTTGGAGCTTTAGGTGTACTCGGTATTCTATTAGCTCCATATAGATTGGCTAGATTTACAAGTTTCCTTGATCCCTGGGCAGACCCAAGAGGAGATGGATATCAGCTTATTCAATCTCTGCTAGCCTTTGGTGCAGGTGGTATAACTGGTGTTACTTTAGGAAAATCGAGACAGAAGGCTTACTACATACCTGAGCCTCATACTGATTTCATTTTTTCCATTGTAGGAGAAGAGCTTGGCTTGATTGGATGTACTTTAATAATAATATTATTTCTAGTTGTTATTTGGAGAGGCATCAGGACAGCAATGAGAGCAAAGGATACATACGGAACTTTACTTGCCATTGGGATTACTTCTGTAATAGCTGTTCAGGCTGTTATTAACATAGCAGTTGTAACTGGTTCAATGCCTGTAACAGGGGTACCACTTCCTTTCATTAGTTACGGAGGATCAGCTTTAGTTTTTAATCTCATGGGAGTGGGAATTGTTCTAAACATATCACGACAATGTAATAATTGA
- a CDS encoding DUF881 domain-containing protein produces MKKYTSQISVALVCCILGFMLAYQFKILNNQAKVFKAPETNSDITIEIEQYKKQKEQMQKNIDDLQGKLKSYEEAAANKNDESKALLEELETTRLLTGTKDVQGPGVVVYLTPNKSILGSDLQAERITDKHLVYIVNDLIAGGAEAVSINDIRITPRTGIVVSGSDIRINGEKVSPMDRITIKAIGDKDVLYSVFTFPGALNEFKTVSKITYEKSDNITIKKYNKSFKFEYAKPVKQK; encoded by the coding sequence ATGAAGAAGTACACTTCACAAATTTCTGTTGCTTTAGTTTGCTGTATTCTTGGATTTATGCTTGCTTATCAGTTTAAAATACTAAATAATCAAGCAAAAGTATTTAAGGCTCCAGAAACTAATAGTGATATAACTATTGAAATAGAGCAATATAAAAAGCAAAAAGAACAAATGCAAAAGAACATCGATGATTTGCAAGGAAAGCTGAAAAGCTATGAAGAGGCTGCAGCAAATAAAAACGATGAGTCAAAGGCGCTCCTTGAAGAACTTGAGACTACAAGACTTCTCACAGGAACTAAGGACGTTCAAGGACCTGGTGTTGTTGTATATTTAACTCCTAACAAAAGCATCTTAGGAAGCGATTTACAGGCAGAAAGAATAACAGACAAACATTTGGTTTATATTGTTAATGATCTTATAGCAGGAGGAGCAGAAGCTGTTTCTATAAATGATATTAGGATAACTCCAAGAACTGGTATAGTAGTATCAGGGAGTGATATTAGGATAAATGGAGAAAAAGTTTCACCAATGGATAGAATAACTATAAAAGCTATAGGTGATAAAGATGTGCTATATAGTGTATTTACTTTTCCAGGTGCTCTTAATGAATTTAAAACCGTCAGCAAGATTACTTACGAAAAGTCAGATAATATAACAATAAAAAAATACAACAAAAGTTTTAAATTTGAATATGCAAAACCAGTAAAGCAAAAATGA
- the mraY gene encoding phospho-N-acetylmuramoyl-pentapeptide-transferase: MYKIVYAVLIAFFISSILGPILIPLLHRLKFGQNIREEGPKSHQKKAGTPTMGGIIFIISSFITMAILINKPSDEAMIALYSFIAFGIIGALDDGLKIIHKKNLGLRAAEKMILLIIVSGVLGYYAATSPKIGTKIFIPFTQINFDLGIWYIPFVVLYYAATTNAVNLTDGLDGLATSVTLLVMTFFALVSFGLGHYNLAIFCGVIAGSLLGFLRYNAFPAQVFMGDTGSLALGGAIASIALILKLPLLVIIVGGVYAVETLSVIIQVASFKLTGKRVFKMSPLHHHFELSGWHETKIVSLFSIITVILCLVAFLSLPAII, encoded by the coding sequence ATGTATAAAATTGTTTATGCTGTTTTAATAGCATTTTTTATTTCATCCATACTAGGACCGATTTTAATACCGCTTCTTCACAGGTTAAAGTTTGGCCAAAATATAAGAGAAGAGGGGCCTAAAAGCCACCAGAAAAAAGCTGGAACTCCTACTATGGGAGGTATTATATTCATAATTTCTTCCTTTATCACTATGGCTATTCTAATAAATAAGCCTAGTGATGAAGCAATGATAGCTCTTTATTCTTTTATAGCCTTTGGAATAATAGGTGCATTAGATGATGGTTTAAAGATAATACATAAAAAGAATCTTGGATTAAGAGCAGCAGAAAAAATGATACTACTCATTATAGTATCTGGTGTTCTAGGCTATTATGCTGCTACTAGTCCAAAAATAGGAACTAAAATTTTTATACCTTTTACTCAAATAAACTTTGATTTAGGAATATGGTATATACCATTTGTAGTACTATACTATGCTGCTACTACTAATGCAGTAAACTTAACGGACGGTTTGGATGGTTTAGCTACTTCTGTAACGCTATTAGTTATGACTTTCTTTGCCTTAGTAAGTTTTGGACTTGGTCATTACAACTTAGCAATATTCTGCGGCGTAATCGCTGGATCTTTGCTTGGTTTCCTAAGATATAATGCGTTCCCGGCTCAAGTGTTTATGGGAGATACTGGTTCGTTGGCATTAGGGGGAGCAATTGCTTCTATAGCTTTGATACTAAAACTCCCATTATTGGTTATAATAGTAGGTGGAGTATATGCTGTGGAAACTTTGTCAGTAATAATACAGGTTGCGTCATTTAAACTTACAGGTAAAAGAGTATTTAAAATGAGCCCGCTCCATCATCATTTTGAATTATCAGGTTGGCATGAAACAAAGATAGTTTCATTGTTTTCAATAATTACCGTTATTTTATGTTTAGTAGCATTTTTATCCTTACCAGCAATTATCTAG
- a CDS encoding cell division protein FtsQ/DivIB — MRQTQISTNNELIIKRRQKRAIKRTVIFSVLLISVLVTLCLKLTYFNVSNIKIINNSIVNSDEIENMVKDIIGTNIFYLNLKNIRTNVLKNPYILKADIKRKLPNTIVVSVSERQAVFYGKRDNNFLIIDKNGIVLEEKDDISGMKLTSLEGFDLVETKLGEPVIKEDKRKINDIGTITELITLNTSSIEITSVNLSDSLNTIVKCNDISIKLGTGNIKEKLNLAFNIIENNDLKDQKGYIDVSFEGNPVVYIEK; from the coding sequence TTGAGACAAACTCAAATTAGCACAAATAATGAATTAATAATAAAGAGAAGACAAAAAAGGGCTATAAAGAGAACGGTCATATTTTCTGTGCTTCTTATTTCTGTTTTAGTTACTTTATGCTTGAAGCTTACTTATTTCAATGTATCCAATATAAAAATAATCAATAACAGCATAGTTAACAGTGATGAAATAGAAAATATGGTTAAAGATATTATCGGAACGAATATTTTTTATTTAAATCTTAAAAATATAAGAACTAATGTATTGAAAAATCCGTATATATTAAAGGCAGATATTAAAAGAAAGCTGCCTAATACAATAGTTGTATCAGTGAGTGAAAGACAGGCTGTCTTTTATGGAAAACGCGATAACAATTTTTTAATAATTGATAAAAATGGAATTGTTTTGGAAGAAAAAGATGATATTTCCGGCATGAAGCTAACAAGTCTTGAAGGTTTTGATTTAGTTGAAACGAAACTTGGTGAACCTGTTATAAAAGAAGATAAAAGAAAAATTAATGACATAGGGACTATAACAGAGTTGATAACCCTGAATACCAGCAGCATTGAAATTACATCTGTGAATTTGTCTGATTCGTTAAATACTATTGTTAAATGTAATGATATTTCAATTAAATTAGGAACTGGCAATATTAAGGAAAAGTTGAATTTAGCTTTTAATATTATTGAAAATAATGATTTAAAAGACCAAAAGGGCTATATTGATGTAAGCTTCGAAGGGAATCCTGTAGTATACATTGAAAAATAG